From the Quercus lobata isolate SW786 chromosome 6, ValleyOak3.0 Primary Assembly, whole genome shotgun sequence genome, one window contains:
- the LOC115993674 gene encoding metalloendoproteinase 2-MMP-like, with protein sequence MAYNKAFSLFSFTLLLLLLPLHSHATSRNIHDKKSSPFEFLKHLQGCHKGEQVKGIHNLKAYLENFGYLSYNHSKNHTHTNDDDFDELLESAIKTYQLNYHLNATGTLDAKTVSTMMMPRCGVADISNGTNWMRSGKKKHHHRHGSLHTVSHYTFFQGNPKWPSSKYHLTYGFFPGTPTEAMSPVAKAFETWAANTHFKFSRALDHTNANIKVSFHRRDHGDGHAFDGAGGILAHAWAPTDGRFHYDADEQWSVGAAPNAFDLETVALHEIGHLLGLDHSSVEGAIMWPNIRPGVTQGLHRDDIDGIKALYNF encoded by the coding sequence ATGGCTTATAATAAAGCTTTTTCTCTGTTTTCATTcactctcctcctcctcctccttcctcTCCACTCGCATGCAACTTCACGAAACATCCATGACAAAAAATCATCACCCTTTGAGTTTCTCAAACATCTTCAGGGATGTCACAAGGGAGAACAGGTCAAAGGCATCCATAACCTCAAAGCCTACCTCGAAAATTTTGGTTATTTGAGCTATAACCATTCCAAAAATCACACTCATACCAATGATGATGATTTCGATGAACTCTTGGAATCTGCCATTAAAACATACCAACTAAACTACCATCTCAATGCCACTGGAACTTTGGATGCCAAAACAGTATCAACAATGATGATGCCTCGTTGTGGGGTGGCAGATATCTCCAATGGTACGAATTGGATGCGCTCAGGCAAGAAGAAACATCATCACCGCCATGGCTCTTTACATACCGTCTCTCACTATACTTTCTTCCAAGGAAATCCCAAGTGGCCATCTTCTAAGTACCATCTCACCTATGGATTTTTTCCTGGCACTCCAACTGAAGCAATGAGTCCCGTCGCAAAAGCTTTCGAAACATGGGCTGCCAACACACACTTCAAGTTCTCAAGAGCTCTGGACCACACAAATGCAAATATCAAAGTTAGTTTCCACAGGAGGGATCATGGAGATGGGCACGCTTTTGATGGAGCTGGTGGAATCTTAGCACATGCTTGGGCGCCTACTGATGGGAGATTCCATTATGATGCAGATGAGCAGTGGAGTGTTGGAGCTGCCCCAAATGCGTTTGACTTGGAGACTGTTGCATTGCATGAAATTGGGCATCTTCTTGGACTCGATCATAGCTCTGTTGAAGGGGCCATTATGTGGCCTAACATACGTCCAGGAGTGACCCAAGGTTTGCATAGGGACGATATTGATGGCATTAAAgccttatataatttttga